The following nucleotide sequence is from Cyanobacteriota bacterium.
GAATGGAGTTTTGTGATGGTACGTCATGGAGAGATTTTGCTAGCTCTGGTAAGCCTTCTTTTTTTCATGCTCATCGTAATGGTACTGATCTTACGACTTTAACTCAAAATACAGACTACACAATAGATTGGACGACTGAAGCATATGATTATAATTCTGAGTTTGATCTTTCAACAGAAAAGTTTACACCTACAAGTGAGGGCATTTACCTTATTGTTCTTAAAACAAGAGTTTTGGCTGTAGATGCAGATAGTTTTGCTATAGCTAAGATTAATTTGAATGGTACTACTGTTGCTCATAACGTTGAAACTATAGGTAGTAGTTCTGTGGCTGCAAGTGTTACGGCCGTGTATCTAGTTCATATGAATGGTACAACAGATTATGTAACTGGTGTAGTACGTCACAATAGTAGTTCGACTAAGGATCTATCTGGTTTGGCAACTGATACTTATATGATGGGCTTTAGGGTTATGGACTAGAGCTTGATCTGAGAAGCTGTATTTTGTGCTCATAGGGTCGTATCCTGCCATCTGCCTTAATCGTGTAATACGCAGTTGCGCAATTTCACAATGCTAAGGTCTGCTCCAGTTTTAAAAGGAGATAATCTATGGCAAGAGATTTATCTATAGAATTTCCAAACGCTTTCTACCACGCATTGTCAAGAGGAATTAATCGACAACAACTTTGTATGATGATGAAATTTATTAATCAATCTTATTGTCAATCCTCCAAACTCAAACCAACTCTGATAACAGCACTGAAGTAGTTACCAAAGCTGCCAAGTTAATTGCAGTAGTTGTTGTAACACTGCCTTAATTCGCTGCCATCCCAGCATCTCTAATCAAATGCTGCAACTCAAGAATCTCATGCTTGTCACCAAGGTTTTTGTGAAAAGTTTTGAAAGTCCTAGTTTCACCAGCTAGATTGACTTTGATATGACTGTGATGAGTTGTATCAATTGTAGCTCCCATGGTTTCAAGCATGTGCTTGACTTCATTCCACTCTAAATTCATCGGTATTGGATGACTAAATAATTTATCTAACGTTCTTGTATCTTTTTTATGCATTTGTTTTAACTCCTTGATAATGTCTTGTGATCAAGTCATTCTGTATCCACAACAACTTACTAAACGATCTAATGGCAGCCTGCGTCGTCTCGCAATCAAGCTTGAAACCAAAAATAGTGGCGTTGACAGCATCAGCAACAAAACCCATCAGCGCATTCATCTGTACTAAAGGAACGTCTAATAATTTGCTTCCTGCTTTTGGTGTATGCATTTTACCAACCAAGTCTAAATACTCAACCATCTTGGCGTCATAAGCGCCAGTAACAAGTGTTTCTAGGTACTTAGCCAAATGTCCCTTGCGGAATTTGATCATCTCATGATCCTGACTTAATTGATCAATACTTTCAGGAACTGCACCTTCATAACCTGATTGCTTAGGCACAAAATGTCTCTTGGTGCATTCATAAGAAAACAGCTTGTTATAAACCGCATCAACTAAACCTGGTACCAAAGGAGCCAAAAGTGGCGCTGCACCAGTAATTACCTTGATATCATCCGCACCAAAACCTATAAATTCAGCCAAATAACCAAATCTATATTGTAAATCATTTTCCAAGCGGGCTTCATCTATTTTCTTCATTTCTTTTGTCATGCAATAATCTCCTGATTGCTACAAATCTACCCTTTATGCGGATAAAGTTTTTGACTTAAGTCAAAAATCTGCCAAAATTATCCTATGTTTAACGCCGAATGTGACCAAAGGACTATCAAACAATGCCTCGCTCAACGAGTTGTTTGCATTTGCGATGTTATCCTCAAACACCCACTTTTTAAAAATATCAAACGACAACAAAGTCATGAGCTTGGCAAAATAGCTGACATTATAGACATTCAAAACAAACAAGCGCTCTTCTTTAATTTCCAATCACTCGACAGAATCTATTTTGTACTTAGAGGCAGGATCAAACTCCACAACTATGATGATAATTCTTCTAAGGAATATATCTATAAAATCCTTGATCAAGGACAAGCTGCCGGCTTAGAGCTTTTGCACACCGAGCTGCAATACTTTCCCTATGCAGCAACTGCTCTGACTGATTCCAAGATACTGACACTCAAAGCAAACGAGTTTAAAGAAGTCATTGAAAATGATCCAATAATGAAAGCTAATTTACTAGAGTATATTTCTAACCTCTCACTCGGACTCTATGATAGATCTAGAGACTTTGTTTTAACTAGTGTCCCTGAGAGGCTTCTAAAATATCTTCAATACAAATCACTACAATATGACTCTAATGAGTTTGAATTAGAGATCTCCAAAAGCGATCTAGCTAATTACCTAGGGACTATTTCTGCGACTCTGTCGCGGGCGTTTAAGGAGCTTGAGGCAACGGGACAGTTAGAGCTGAAGAAGGATCGTGTGGTATTAAAACAAGCAATATCCACAACTTGAGACCCAGGGTCTATTCATAAAGGTTCATATGCAAGGCATTTGAAGCCTGAAAGGCGTGTTCGAAGTTGGCTGTAGCCAATGAGAAGTCAAATAACACAGCAGGTGAGACTTTAAGGATAGACCCTAAAGATCAAAGATCTCTGATTTAGCACTCCGTGATCCATTCGTCACAATCACTTGCACATGCTTAATCTTAGGTTTATTAGGAATCCCCGTCAAAGTCACAGACGAACCTTCAAGCTCAAAACCATCACCATAAACAACCATCTCATCTGGGTCAGAGCCAATCAATACTGTTGTCAAGGTCTCTGCACCAGAATTGTCAATAATTGACCAAGCTAGATCGATACTCGCTCCCTGTCTGGAGTTACTCAAATCAGCTGAAATAATTTCCACACTAGGAATCTCATCGACAAGAGTCTTAGAAGCAAGAACTGTTCCGTCTGCATCAACCAAGTCTATTGAAGCGAGCCCTTCAACTAAATCAATATATTTAGCAAGTACAAATGATTCAAGAGTCGCCTCTGGTATTGCTTCACTTGGATCAAATTCAAAATGTAGTTTGCCAATAGAACTGCCGCCACTATTTTTCAAATTGAGATGCCAAGTTGTTGAGGTAGCAGCACTCAAGAATTCACTTGGATCTTGCAATATTTCTTGTAATCACTTGCAAATTAGTCTTAGTAGTCCAGCGGAATTTAATTACTTCAAGACCATGCTGCTCAAGTAATTGAGTTAGGTTCTTACGATTGAAGTAGCAAATATGATCTGGAGCATGCACATGCTTCCAGCGAGTAAAATCACGAGGCACGCAAAAATGTCCGGCATCAGGAGTAGTGAGATAAAGTATCGCTCCTGGATTCATAATTGCATTAAGTGATTTTGCAAAACTATGAGGATCGGTAACATGCTCAATAACTTCAGAACAAAAAACCAAATCAAAACCATTGCCACTTTCTTTTACTTCTTGAACCAAGGTCTCAATAGTCATCACTTCAAAACGATTTTCCGGGAAAAGCTCACGAGCGTTGTCAATTGCACCCTCACTCAAATCAATACCAAGAGTGCTAAAGCCAAGCTGACGAGCGGCTTCAGTGTTAGCGCCTGCATTACAACCAATGTCAACAAAAGCTTGCCCCTTGGTGTATTTAATTAGTTTGGTCAGCTTGCGCTTGCCAGATTTGATCTTGCGTTCAGCGACTTTGACATAGTGCCCCTGGTTTTGCTCAGAGTTGTAATATTCATTCAGTGCTTGCTCACTAGGTATCGGATCCAAAAAATGCAAACCACAACAACTACATTTAACTACTTTATATATATCCTTGTTACCAAGTTCTTCTTGCTCAGGAGAATCGCATAGTAAACAAGCCATTTGACTTCATATTAACATTGGGATACTCCCTTGACCTGTGGTAAAAGTGCCACACAAGAAAATAGCCAGTATTAGCTTCATTACACGAAACCTTCGGTTTCGAAAGAGGTCTATAGAGTTGTTTTGAAAGTTGGAATTATCACCAAAGGCAACACGCGCATTCCGCGCGGTTGCTACCTTTTTTGAGCGACCTGTACATCGAAACTTTGTTTCGAAACAGGGCTAATACTTAACAAACAATAAGTATTAGCATTATCTAGCACGCAAACTGTTAATACGTGCTAGGATTGGCAACTCAATGGCTAAATTTACAGATTTTAATATAAGCAAAGAAACTATCCAGGCAATAGAAGCCCTTGGTTATGATGATGCAACCAAGATTCAAGGAGAAACACTTCCGCTTTTGCTTGAGGGAAAAGACCTAATTGGACAGGCGCAAACCGGAACAGGTAAAACAGCTGCTTTTGCCATCCCATGTATTGAAAAAATCAATACTGGTATTTCGGCAACTCAAGCATTAATCATGTGCCCTACCAGAGAACTAGTAATTCAAGTAGCCGGCGAACTCAAAAAACTTACCAAGTTTCGCAAAGATATTTCTATCGTGCCTATTTATGGCGGACAAAACATTAGCGTACAACTTAGAGCTTTAAAAAATAACTGCGATATCGTAATTGGTACTCCTGGAAGATTAATGGATCATATGAGACGCAAGAGTCTTAAGCTTGATCAAGTTAAATATTTAGTTCTTGATGAAGCTGATCAAATGCTTGATATGGGTTTCCGTGATGATATGAAAGACATCATTAGTCAAACTTCTCAACAAAGACAAACTGTAATGTTCTCAGCGACGATGTCTCAAGACCTTGTACGTTTGATGGAGCGCTACCAAAATAAAGCAATCAAAATCAATATCACTGGTAACAAAGAACAAAGTCAGCAAATTGAACAACTATATTTCAATCTCAAAAGTGCACCCAAGCTTGATGCACTTAAACGTCTTCTTACTGAATACAATGTCAAATCAGGAATAATTTTCTGTAACACCAAAATGAAAGTAGATGAGCTTACCAAAAGATTAGTCCACGAAGACTATATTGCAGCAGCATTACATGGTGATATCGATCAAAAGAAAAGAACCAGAGTTATGGGTGCTTTCAAAGCTGGTAGCATCGAGCTTTTAGTAGCAACTGATGTTGCAGCTCGTGGTCTTGATATTAATGACCTTGAAGTTGTAATTAACTATGATCTTCCAAGAGCTGATCAAGACTATATACATAGAATTGGTAGAACTGGTAGAGCCGGCAAAAAGGGACTAGCTCTTAACCTAGTAACGGGCAAAGAACTTGCACAAATAAGTCGTATCGCATACACAAGCAAATTAACAATCAACCCTGCACAACTTCCAGGAGTTCAAGGTACTGAAACACTTAATAGTGATAGCAAACCAAGTAATGGTGGTGGCGGTGGAGCCAGAGGCAGATTCAATAGAAAATCTGGCTCAGAGACATCAAGCTCAGGTGGTGGTTTTCATAGAGGTCCAAGATCTGGTGGTGGTGCTCCTGGCGGCGGCTCAAGATTCAAAGGTAAAAGCAACGCTTCAAGCAGCGGCGGTGGATCTTTCAAAGGTAAATCAGCAGCAGGATCTAATAAACCAAGAAGAAGCAACTTTAACAAAGCAGCTAAGTCAGCAGGTTAATTCAATCTAGTCAAACTTGATGACCGTGCGGATAGATCTACCTTGATGCATCAAATCAAAAGCTTCATTAATCCTCTCTAACGGCATTTCAAAACTCACCATATCGTCAAGATTGATTTCTTGGGACATATATTTATCAACATAGCCAGCTAATTCGCTACGACCTTTGACCCCGCCAAAGGCACTGCCACGCCAGACTCTACCGGTAACAAGCTGAAAGGGACGTGTAGCAATTTCTTCACCAGCTCCGGCAACTCCAATAATAATAGATTCGCCCCAACCCTTGTGGCAAGATTCAAGAGCGGCTCGCATCAGCTCTACATTACCCACGCATTCAAAAGAGTAATCAACACCACCATCAGTCATTTCAATAATCAAGTCTTGAATTGCTTGGTCATGATCTTTAGGATTGATACAATCAGTGGCACCAAGCTTCTTGGCTATTTCAAACTTGTCTGGGTTAGTGTCAATTGCAATAATTCTTCCTGCTTTGACCATAGTGGCTCCTTGAATAACGGATAGTCCGATTCCACCAAGTCCAAAGACAGCAACAGTAGCTCCCGCTTCTACTTTGGCGGTATTGAGAACAGCACCAATCCCGGTAGTTACACCGCAACCCAAAAGACAAACCTTGTCTAATGGTGCTTGAGGATTGACTTTGGCGAGAGCTATTTCCGGCACCACTGTATATTCAGCAAAAGTCGAAGTCCCCATATAATGATAAATTGGTTTACCGTCTTTGGAAAATCGTGTCGTGCCATCCGGCATCAAGCCTTTGCCTTGAGTTGCTCTGATTTTTTGACAGAGATTAGTTTTACCAGATTTGCAAAACTTGCACTCACCGCATTCAGGTGTATAAAGCGGAATAACATGGTCGCCCTTCTTGAGACTAGTAACTCCTTCACCAAGCTCTTCTACAATGCCACCACCTTCATGACCCAATATAACCGGAAAGATTCCCTCAGGATCAGCGCCAGACAAAGTATAGGCATCTGTGTGACAAACACCTGTTGCCACGATACGAATAAGCACTTCGCCTTTTTGGGGCGCTTGCAAATCTACTTCTTCTATACTTAGTTCTTGTTTAGGACCCCAAGCTACTGCTGCTTTGACTTTCATTAGATTAACTATATCTATTTATTAGACTTTCTGCGAAAACTATTTACTCAAAATCAGCATGCCATCGTGATAATATTAGGCTATACATGTTTATAGTTCAATTCTTCAGCCTGAGCTGCCTTTTATCATTAATTATCAGCAATCCCCTTGAAGCCAAACTCATCAAGGGATTAGATGCGACTGAAACGATCAAAATTCAAGAAATCAAAGAAGTATTGAGTAGCACCAAACCAAGCAAAGCAACCATGAGCAAGCTCGGGGACACGCTTCATAGTGTACTTTATGAACTCAAACCTGACCTTACTGACCCAGGTTTGAGGTATAACGAGCAACTAGGCAAGTATTTTTTTCGAGTGGTTCATTGGAATATTTATAATCTAGATTTTAAATATCTCAGTACTCTATTAAATAGTAGTAGACCTGTTT
It contains:
- a CDS encoding S-(hydroxymethyl)glutathione dehydrogenase/class III alcohol dehydrogenase, yielding MKVKAAVAWGPKQELSIEEVDLQAPQKGEVLIRIVATGVCHTDAYTLSGADPEGIFPVILGHEGGGIVEELGEGVTSLKKGDHVIPLYTPECGECKFCKSGKTNLCQKIRATQGKGLMPDGTTRFSKDGKPIYHYMGTSTFAEYTVVPEIALAKVNPQAPLDKVCLLGCGVTTGIGAVLNTAKVEAGATVAVFGLGGIGLSVIQGATMVKAGRIIAIDTNPDKFEIAKKLGATDCINPKDHDQAIQDLIIEMTDGGVDYSFECVGNVELMRAALESCHKGWGESIIIGVAGAGEEIATRPFQLVTGRVWRGSAFGGVKGRSELAGYVDKYMSQEINLDDMVSFEMPLERINEAFDLMHQGRSIRTVIKFD
- a CDS encoding Crp/Fnr family transcriptional regulator, encoding MFNAECDQRTIKQCLAQRVVCICDVILKHPLFKNIKRQQSHELGKIADIIDIQNKQALFFNFQSLDRIYFVLRGRIKLHNYDDNSSKEYIYKILDQGQAAGLELLHTELQYFPYAATALTDSKILTLKANEFKEVIENDPIMKANLLEYISNLSLGLYDRSRDFVLTSVPERLLKYLQYKSLQYDSNEFELEISKSDLANYLGTISATLSRAFKELEATGQLELKKDRVVLKQAISTT
- a CDS encoding DEAD/DEAH box helicase, producing MAKFTDFNISKETIQAIEALGYDDATKIQGETLPLLLEGKDLIGQAQTGTGKTAAFAIPCIEKINTGISATQALIMCPTRELVIQVAGELKKLTKFRKDISIVPIYGGQNISVQLRALKNNCDIVIGTPGRLMDHMRRKSLKLDQVKYLVLDEADQMLDMGFRDDMKDIISQTSQQRQTVMFSATMSQDLVRLMERYQNKAIKINITGNKEQSQQIEQLYFNLKSAPKLDALKRLLTEYNVKSGIIFCNTKMKVDELTKRLVHEDYIAAALHGDIDQKKRTRVMGAFKAGSIELLVATDVAARGLDINDLEVVINYDLPRADQDYIHRIGRTGRAGKKGLALNLVTGKELAQISRIAYTSKLTINPAQLPGVQGTETLNSDSKPSNGGGGGARGRFNRKSGSETSSSGGGFHRGPRSGGGAPGGGSRFKGKSNASSSGGGSFKGKSAAGSNKPRRSNFNKAAKSAG
- a CDS encoding protoglobin family protein → MKKIDEARLENDLQYRFGYLAEFIGFGADDIKVITGAAPLLAPLVPGLVDAVYNKLFSYECTKRHFVPKQSGYEGAVPESIDQLSQDHEMIKFRKGHLAKYLETLVTGAYDAKMVEYLDLVGKMHTPKAGSKLLDVPLVQMNALMGFVADAVNATIFGFKLDCETTQAAIRSFSKLLWIQNDLITRHYQGVKTNA
- a CDS encoding class I SAM-dependent methyltransferase, with translation MACLLCDSPEQEELGNKDIYKVVKCSCCGLHFLDPIPSEQALNEYYNSEQNQGHYVKVAERKIKSGKRKLTKLIKYTKGQAFVDIGCNAGANTEAARQLGFSTLGIDLSEGAIDNARELFPENRFEVMTIETLVQEVKESGNGFDLVFCSEVIEHVTDPHSFAKSLNAIMNPGAILYLTTPDAGHFCVPRDFTRWKHVHAPDHICYFNRKNLTQLLEQHGLEVIKFRWTTKTNLQVITRNIARSK